The Desulfuromonas versatilis genome has a segment encoding these proteins:
- a CDS encoding cytochrome c3 family protein, with amino-acid sequence MYRQLLTALTLLLVLPSFAQAWFVNAKAAVSSQGVVSPSGNKYYATGVDSVEYDVVPSAGFAVSRVTVDGANVTPNANGKYVVPFNGKSWRYLVAYFAGDTIDITVSPGPGGAIREDTYESLVNIPAGATRALIISPNYGYQIDTYSAPGAASDVLNANGTRTVTFTNLQADQSVSATFKLAPVVSANAGSDVKTTGEGAAYAATLDGGLSTSNQGAMTYAWSGTGLSFGTPAAALTTVYADAPGLYLATLTVTSGGTVATDTAQVTVQSRVNYVQAECAVCHTARSPEALSFYDASSHKASAHGPVTCKSCHDPAGTNGHYIANPYGDNASGCAVCHKYYAPGAQYPGSPEANYSIYESDMATLREPHGGGTVLVQAQYLSANAACADCHANHDNTINAEYGHSGHGDVLGEGWMHYDWSASNRASCQRCHSTTGFINNVTGSTTAVAPMEVLSCKGCHTELSTGALRAPGAYTATYSNGATQQFPDVGASNLCVRCHGARESGDSIKLSTANFGNTGFINSHYLAAGSMIFAGGGYEYEGQNYDVGYHRSVGMSDAYGTGIGGPCVACHMGTDIADHTWEVVTKDDVTGAVTAVNSNACAQCHGGLTPAILQDSADDFHTALAALKTALEAKGIYFYPAHPYFYTAPYVVDGTNTAFRNWDGVYPGMGKDVMGAAFNYNLLDHDPGAYAHNRGYALKLVADSIDFLADGVVDGNGIPAVVTATIIAEALPGTTHTGTALAQGGNNCTGCHQAVTDVFTTSLHMTRLGKETFYNHSINDPTADPQNLQMGFGNFVDVPYSNLPCVDCHNAAMWTDPVTGQDTWPGDPVCTDCHDKADPAQVADANCKGCHARLGAEASIGLTDVHSAMSCKACHPQSDVHGSGSTPLTMFDDAISAKCENCHSPAGLSTTPEHNMHKDDIHCSTCHMQSVVTCYNCHFDNEGIDDGSVTHAKFASAKFGGPPASGKSWRFLVNRVMSDGSTKVYPGSMQSLVADVTAKGDGLDDGLGATFVAIAPYYSHAITRVDALRCASCHGTQKAIDLYNGTAVDVVKWTAAPGEAIAPTAMGTTWQGPQGVIPVPENPYLLNFDFVDVTNPAAPYNSATGNIGSPRVLFKNGADTIHMPNAWVTPMTPLQMQKLATPH; translated from the coding sequence ATGTACAGGCAATTACTCACAGCACTGACCTTGCTTCTTGTGCTGCCGAGCTTTGCGCAGGCCTGGTTCGTAAACGCAAAGGCGGCAGTGTCCAGCCAGGGGGTCGTCAGCCCCTCGGGCAACAAATACTATGCGACGGGCGTCGACAGCGTCGAATACGACGTGGTGCCCAGCGCCGGCTTCGCGGTCAGCCGCGTCACCGTCGACGGCGCCAACGTCACCCCCAACGCCAACGGCAAGTACGTGGTGCCTTTCAACGGCAAGTCCTGGCGCTACCTGGTAGCTTACTTCGCCGGCGACACCATCGACATCACCGTCAGCCCCGGCCCCGGCGGCGCGATCCGCGAGGACACCTACGAGTCGCTGGTCAACATCCCGGCCGGCGCCACCCGCGCGCTGATCATCTCGCCCAACTACGGCTACCAGATCGACACCTATAGCGCCCCCGGCGCCGCCTCCGACGTCCTCAACGCCAACGGAACCCGCACCGTCACCTTCACCAACCTGCAGGCCGACCAGAGCGTCTCGGCCACCTTCAAGCTGGCCCCGGTGGTTTCGGCCAACGCCGGCTCCGACGTCAAGACCACCGGTGAAGGCGCCGCCTACGCCGCTACCCTCGACGGCGGGCTGAGCACCAGCAACCAGGGCGCGATGACCTATGCCTGGAGCGGCACCGGCCTTTCCTTCGGCACCCCCGCTGCGGCGCTGACCACCGTCTATGCCGACGCCCCCGGGCTTTACCTGGCCACCCTGACCGTCACCTCCGGCGGCACCGTCGCCACCGACACCGCCCAGGTCACCGTTCAGTCCCGGGTCAACTACGTGCAGGCCGAGTGCGCCGTCTGTCACACCGCCCGCAGCCCCGAGGCGCTGTCCTTCTACGACGCCTCCTCGCACAAGGCCTCGGCCCACGGCCCGGTCACCTGCAAGTCCTGCCATGACCCGGCCGGCACCAACGGTCACTACATCGCAAACCCCTACGGCGACAACGCCAGCGGCTGCGCCGTCTGCCACAAGTACTACGCGCCGGGCGCCCAGTATCCCGGCTCGCCCGAGGCCAACTACAGCATCTACGAGTCCGATATGGCCACCCTGCGCGAGCCCCACGGCGGCGGCACCGTCCTGGTGCAGGCCCAGTACCTCTCGGCCAACGCAGCCTGCGCAGACTGCCATGCCAACCATGACAACACCATCAACGCCGAATACGGTCACTCGGGCCACGGCGACGTCCTGGGCGAAGGCTGGATGCACTACGACTGGTCGGCCTCCAACCGCGCCTCCTGCCAGCGCTGCCACAGCACCACCGGCTTCATCAACAACGTGACCGGCTCCACCACCGCCGTCGCCCCGATGGAAGTGCTCTCCTGCAAGGGCTGCCACACCGAGCTCTCCACCGGCGCCCTGCGCGCCCCCGGCGCCTACACCGCCACCTACTCCAACGGTGCCACCCAGCAGTTCCCCGACGTGGGCGCCTCCAACCTGTGCGTGCGCTGCCACGGCGCCCGTGAAAGCGGCGACAGCATCAAGCTGAGCACCGCCAACTTTGGCAACACCGGCTTTATCAACTCGCACTACCTGGCGGCCGGCAGCATGATCTTCGCCGGTGGCGGCTACGAGTACGAAGGCCAGAACTACGACGTCGGCTACCACCGCAGCGTGGGCATGAGCGATGCCTACGGCACCGGCATCGGCGGCCCCTGCGTGGCCTGTCACATGGGCACCGACATCGCCGACCACACCTGGGAAGTCGTGACCAAGGACGATGTGACCGGCGCAGTCACCGCCGTCAACAGCAACGCCTGCGCTCAGTGCCACGGCGGCCTGACTCCTGCCATTCTGCAGGATTCGGCTGACGATTTCCACACCGCCCTCGCTGCTCTAAAAACCGCCCTTGAGGCCAAGGGGATCTACTTCTATCCCGCCCATCCCTATTTCTATACGGCTCCTTACGTTGTCGACGGAACCAACACTGCATTCCGCAACTGGGATGGGGTATACCCAGGAATGGGCAAGGACGTAATGGGCGCGGCCTTCAACTACAACCTGCTCGACCATGATCCGGGCGCCTATGCCCACAACCGAGGGTATGCCCTGAAGCTTGTGGCCGACTCCATCGACTTTTTGGCCGACGGCGTCGTGGACGGCAACGGCATCCCGGCGGTCGTGACCGCTACCATCATTGCCGAGGCACTGCCCGGCACCACCCACACCGGCACCGCACTGGCGCAGGGTGGCAACAACTGCACCGGCTGCCATCAGGCTGTTACCGACGTTTTCACCACCAGCCTGCACATGACCCGGCTGGGTAAAGAGACTTTCTACAACCACAGCATCAACGACCCCACTGCAGATCCACAGAACCTGCAGATGGGTTTCGGCAACTTCGTCGATGTCCCCTACAGCAATCTGCCCTGCGTCGATTGCCACAATGCCGCCATGTGGACTGACCCCGTCACGGGTCAGGACACCTGGCCCGGCGACCCGGTCTGCACCGACTGCCACGACAAGGCCGATCCGGCCCAGGTGGCTGACGCCAACTGCAAGGGCTGCCATGCCCGACTTGGAGCAGAGGCATCCATCGGCCTGACCGACGTACACAGCGCTATGAGCTGCAAGGCCTGCCACCCGCAGAGCGATGTGCACGGCTCCGGCAGCACCCCGCTCACCATGTTCGATGACGCGATTTCGGCCAAGTGCGAAAACTGCCACAGTCCCGCAGGACTCAGCACCACCCCCGAACACAACATGCACAAGGATGACATTCACTGCTCGACCTGCCATATGCAGTCGGTGGTAACCTGCTATAATTGCCACTTCGACAACGAGGGCATCGACGACGGCAGCGTGACCCACGCCAAGTTCGCCAGCGCCAAATTCGGTGGTCCTCCCGCCTCCGGCAAATCCTGGCGGTTCCTGGTCAACCGGGTAATGTCCGACGGCTCGACTAAGGTCTACCCCGGCAGCATGCAGTCGCTAGTGGCGGACGTGACCGCTAAGGGCGACGGCCTTGACGACGGCCTGGGCGCCACCTTCGTGGCCATCGCCCCCTACTACAGCCACGCCATCACCCGCGTAGACGCGCTGCGCTGCGCCTCATGCCACGGCACCCAGAAGGCCATTGACCTCTACAACGGCACCGCGGTGGACGTCGTCAAATGGACCGCAGCCCCTGGCGAAGCGATAGCGCCCACAGCAATGGGTACCACATGGCAGGGGCCCCAGGGGGTAATCCCCGTGCCCGAAAACCCCTACCTGCTGAACTTCGACTTCGTCGACGTAACCAACCCGGCCGCCCCTTACAATTCAGCGACCGGCAACATCGGCAGCCCGCGGGTGCTGTTCAAGAACGGTGCGGACACGATCCACATGCCGAATGCCTGGGTCACCCCGATGACTCCGCTGCAGATGCAGAAACTGGCAACTCCGCACTAA
- a CDS encoding cytochrome c3 family protein, which yields MKRLLLSALLLTLTAAPSLAGTAPGTGVVGSLHDMNTISGATDDPQARVCAFCHTPHHAMADPTGEQQPLWSHQYTSYISNWTPYASPTFQGGDNWIDPLMGPSRLCMSCHDGLVAVDQHYGMAGTKTGLGGDGWGGRDIGLADAGGNADFSNDHPIGFSYNDAQTNDIGQGLFAASGRQFLSNTNNAALTVEDVLLYGDIMTCATCHDVHNKDNANNTAAPGRNYFVYAPQDNSALCLTCHNKGNGVDEF from the coding sequence ATGAAGAGGCTTCTGCTCAGCGCCCTGCTGCTCACCCTGACCGCCGCGCCCTCGCTGGCCGGCACCGCGCCCGGCACCGGGGTCGTCGGCTCGCTGCATGACATGAACACCATTTCCGGGGCCACCGACGACCCGCAGGCACGCGTCTGCGCCTTCTGCCACACCCCGCACCATGCCATGGCCGACCCCACCGGCGAGCAGCAGCCGCTGTGGTCTCACCAGTACACCAGCTATATCAGCAACTGGACACCCTACGCCTCGCCCACTTTTCAAGGCGGAGATAATTGGATTGATCCGCTCATGGGCCCCAGCCGCCTGTGCATGAGTTGCCATGACGGCCTGGTCGCCGTCGACCAGCACTACGGCATGGCCGGCACCAAGACAGGGCTCGGCGGCGACGGCTGGGGCGGCCGCGACATCGGTCTGGCCGACGCGGGCGGCAACGCCGACTTCAGCAACGACCACCCGATCGGCTTCAGCTACAACGACGCCCAGACCAACGACATCGGCCAGGGCCTGTTCGCCGCCTCCGGCCGCCAGTTCCTCAGCAACACCAACAACGCGGCCCTCACTGTCGAGGACGTGCTGCTGTACGGCGACATCATGACCTGCGCCACCTGCCACGACGTTCACAACAAGGACAACGCCAACAACACCGCCGCTCCCGGCCGCAACTACTTCGTCTACGCGCCCCAGGACAACTCGGCCCTGTGCCTGACCTGCCACAACAAGGGCAACGGCGTCGACGAGTTCTAA
- a CDS encoding response regulator encodes MGVLRVLVLADDWSMQEMLERVLRYRGWSVVSAQDRDRTLRLWRKGSFDVVVADLQIPRGRGWEMVKAIRSVESGLEPRIPIIALADAWRSDCRKDPQDEVVDRYLDKPFRVVALYSTIEEFVGQG; translated from the coding sequence ATGGGGGTGTTGAGAGTTCTTGTACTCGCGGATGACTGGTCGATGCAGGAGATGCTGGAAAGGGTTCTGCGCTATAGGGGCTGGTCGGTGGTGTCGGCCCAGGACCGTGACCGGACGCTGCGGCTTTGGCGAAAGGGGAGTTTCGACGTGGTGGTGGCCGATCTGCAGATTCCCCGTGGGCGGGGATGGGAGATGGTCAAGGCGATCCGCTCAGTGGAATCCGGCCTGGAACCGAGGATTCCCATCATCGCCCTCGCCGATGCCTGGCGGAGTGATTGCAGGAAAGACCCCCAGGACGAGGTAGTTGACAGGTATCTCGACAAGCCGTTTCGGGTAGTGGCTCTCTACAGCACGATCGAGGAGTTTGTGGGGCAGGGCTGA